Proteins co-encoded in one Candidatus Abyssobacteria bacterium SURF_5 genomic window:
- a CDS encoding HEPN domain-containing protein, whose protein sequence is MNPKEPGKAPGLPEEWMDHAESDLKLARLAADDCSIRREQVCFHAQQSAEKAIKAVLLSENIEFPLTHDLEELLEIAESNGIELPEVVREAGSLTPYAVATRYPGNWSEITQEDMQEAIRIAELTLAWARGRL, encoded by the coding sequence ATGAATCCTAAAGAGCCGGGGAAGGCGCCGGGCTTGCCGGAGGAATGGATGGATCATGCAGAGAGCGACTTAAAACTGGCGCGCCTGGCGGCCGACGATTGTTCCATTCGACGCGAACAGGTGTGTTTTCACGCCCAGCAATCGGCCGAAAAAGCGATAAAGGCAGTTCTCTTGTCGGAGAACATCGAATTTCCTCTGACCCATGACCTCGAAGAGCTACTAGAGATCGCTGAAAGCAACGGCATAGAACTACCAGAGGTTGTCAGGGAAGCAGGCTCCCTGACTCCATACGCGGTGGCAACTCGGTATCCGGGAAATTGGTCGGAAATAACTCAAGAAGATATGCAAGAAGCTATCCGCATAGCTGAATTAACTCTTGCATGGGCTCGCGGAAGGCTTTGA
- a CDS encoding nucleotidyltransferase domain-containing protein — MMEAYDWKITPEKVELAVRKIIEVVRPLKIILFGSYVRGAVTINSDLDILIITDDDVQDPRKESVRIRRALRGISMPMDILVVSRTQWEQLKDQPGMIYREALRKGEVVYES, encoded by the coding sequence ATGATGGAAGCCTATGATTGGAAGATAACCCCCGAGAAAGTCGAGCTGGCTGTTCGGAAGATTATCGAGGTGGTACGACCGCTCAAAATCATCCTGTTCGGCTCTTACGTCAGGGGCGCTGTCACCATCAACAGCGACCTGGATATCCTGATAATCACCGACGATGACGTTCAGGACCCACGGAAAGAGAGTGTGCGCATCCGCCGGGCGTTGCGCGGCATATCGATGCCCATGGATATACTTGTTGTCTCCCGGACACAGTGGGAGCAACTGAAGGACCAGCCGGGCATGATTTACCGCGAAGCACTGCGCAAAGGAGAAGTGGTATATGAATCCTAA